A segment of the Candidatus Pelagisphaera phototrophica genome:
ACTGGGCTTCAGACTGAAAGCGACCTCCGCGAGTTCGGGAATCAGCGCCTTGCGTTCAACCCATCCCCAGTCGCCGCCTTTGTCTTTTTTGGAGTCCTGACTGTATTTTTTTGCGAGTTCGGCAAAATCAACCCCGTCATCGAGCTGCTTTATGATTTCCTCGCCAGTTTGTTCCAAAAGCCCGGGATCCTCATCAGCGAGGGCTGCCAGGATGATCAGCCGCAAATGCACGGACTCCGGCTCGAAGAAAGCTTCCTTGTTTTCATTGTAGAACTCTTCTACTCTCACGGGACTAACGAAACTCTCGGACTTGGTCATCTTCTGACGCATAAAACCCACGATCATTTCGTCACGAATCTCTATATCATATTCGTCAGGGGTTTTGCCTATCGATTGGAGGTAAGCTAAAAAATTGGATCGATCCCCATCGAATTGCTCGATAATACGCTCGTCGACCTCATTCCGGACGTAACTGCTGGGTATCTGTCCCTTGTCCTCGTAAAACTGCTTCACGATCAACACGTTATCCGTGAGCGTTTGGATGACTTGGTCTTCCGCTTCGTCTAAAAGCTGGTTGAACTCAACGGGGTCGCCTTTTGAATCCGCTTGGATTTGCGGAATGTAAGGCATGATTTGCCGCCGCACGTCATCCGCAGTTATAATCTCCTCTTCAACGATGGCTGCTATTCCATTAGCATAGCGGGCATTGACCATGTTAGCCGCGTCTTCCTCGCTGATTTGGGAGAAGACTGGGGTGGCCGAAAGGCAAATTAAGGCGATGGATACGTGGCGAATCATTGTAGGAAAAAGACAATAAATGAATAACTATGCATTTCTTCGATGATTTCTCAAGAACACAATAATCTCATGCAAGCGTTTAAGTGCGTTTTTTGAACTTAGGCGCGGAAATCGGCTTCCCAGCTTGATGAATACGTCGGAACCGGGTCGGTTCAGACGGCATTTTAGCCGGTTGCCCTGAGCTTCGACTGAAAGAATGCCTTTTTGTTCCGCTAGAACCCGGATCTCCGCCAGGCGAAGCAAGGCCTCAACTTCAGGAGGGTGAGGGCCGAACCGATCCAGCATATCTTCCGTTAGTTCGCGAATCCGATCGGGGGTTTCCGCCATAGCAAGCCTCCGGTACTGGTCGATTCGTAGTCTGGTTTCTTCGAGATAGCTGGATGGTAGGTGTGCTTGCATGGGCTCGCATTCGTCTTCCTTTAGGTCGAGTCGCTTTAGGACCGTGTAGCCGTCTTCGTAACGGTTAGTGGACTCGGCTTTTCCTTCACCTTGGTAAATGAAGTCTAGCTTCACGTTCGCACGAATCGTGTGGGCGGTCTCATCGCCCTTTAGCCTCGCGATGCTTTGTTTTAAGAGCTGGCAGTAGAGTTCAAACCCGATCCCTACGATGTGGCCGCTTTGTTCGGACCCGAGCAAGTTTCCTGCCCCTCGGAGCTCGAGATCCCGCATCGCGATCCTAAAGCCCGCTCCCAACTGATTGTGCTGGCGAATGGCCTTCAACCGTTTTCGGGCGATATCCATGATGCGTGAATGCTTGTGGAGGAGGAGGTAGGCGTAAGCCTGGCGCTTGAACCGCCCAACTCGACCTCGGATTTGATACAGCTGGCCGAGACCAAATCGATCCGCACCTTCGATGATGATGGTGTTGCAATTGGGAATATCGAGACCGGACTCGATGATGGTAGTGCAGACTAGGACTTGATAGCGCTGGTCAACAAAATCGATCATCACTTTCTCAAGAGCCTTTTCATCCATTTGCCCATGTCCGATGCCAAACGAAATTTCTGGCATCATTTGCTGCAACCCGAGTGTTACTGTATCTATAGTTTGGACCCGATTATGTAGATAGAACACCTGTCCTCCACGGGCGATCTCTTTGCGGATGACGTCTACCACCAGCTTTTCGTCATAGCTCTTGACGATCGTCTGGATGGGTTTTCTCTCCAGAGGGGCCGTCTCAATGACGCTCAATTCCCTGGCACCCGTAAGGGCCATGTACAATGTCCTCGGAATCGGGGTAGCGGACAAGGTCAGAATGTCGATCGTTTCCCTCCATTGCTTGAAGCGCTCCTTGTGCTTCACCCCAAATCGCTGCTCCTCGTCTACCACCACCAGTCCGAGATTTTTGAAGAAAACGTCTTTCTGAATGAGCCGGTGGGTACCGATTAGAATGTCTACGCTGCCTTGTTTCGTCGCCTGCAGGATTTGCTTGATTTCCTTGGGTCGGCGAAACCGGCTCACAAGTTCTACCACAATCGGGTAGCCTGCCATGCGATCTCTAAAATTCAGGAAGTGCTGCTGGGCGAGGATCGTGGTCGGGACAAGGATCGCCACCTGTTTTCCATCCATAACCGCCTTGAAAGCGGCTCTTATGGCTACTTCTGTTTTACCGTATCCGACATCTCCACACACCAGACGATCCATTGGCTTGGATTTCTCCATGTCTTCTTTCGAAGCAAGAATCGCCTTCATCTGATCTGGAGTTTCATTGAAGGGGAAAGCTCTCTCAAATTCCCGTTGCCACTCATTATCTGGCGAGAATGCCATTCCTTCACTTAAGTCCCGCTTGGCTTGAATTTGCAGCAGTTGAGCCGCCAAGTCCAAGGTCGCTCGTTCCGCAGCTTCACGCGTTTTCGACCAGCGATTGGATCCCAGTTTGCCTAATCTTGGGCGTGTTTTTGTAATCCCAACGTAGCGACTGACCAGGTGTGATTGCTGCAGTGGAACGTGGAGAAGAATCTCGTCCTCAAATTCAAGCGTCAGTGCCTCCCGGAGCTGTCCTCCAATATCCACCTTCGAAATACCGCGATAGACGGCGATCCCGTGCTGCAGGTGGACCACGAACTCCCCATCTACCAGCTCAGCGAAGTCGAGAAGCTGATCGACTTGAGACTGAGCGACTAGGGCTTTATTTCGCCCCAATACCTTTCGGTTCCGACGTCTTCCGAACAACTCTGTCTCCGTTACAAATACGGCTCCTTTGCTACCTTTCAATATCGGCCAGCTTAAAAAATCGAGATTCTCACGGAAGTGGATACGAAAGCCCTCATTGACATCTCCCTTCCAAAACAGGGGATTCAGTCCCTTGAGCAACTCCGATCCGGCCGATATATCTTTGATCCGCCTCTCGTCGCTCGCATTGGGAAGGATAAAGATGATCCGCTCGCCTTTCTTTTCCCAATCCCGGATTTGCTCGAGAAAGCGAAGACGCGCGGATTGCTCGTCGGCTAGACGCTCGTCGGCAAGCAATGACTCATCTGGGTAGGATCGATAGAATTCGAGTGACTCTGCCTCATAGACTCTTGTGGTTCCAGTCCTTTCTTCTGTGCTCAAGTCCAAGTCTGAGAAGGTCGTCCAGTGGTCCCCGCTGGATGTACGGGCAATCTGGAGATTCCTCCAAAATAGTCCCTCGCTTCTCGATCCGTCCGATTCAAGGTTTGAATCGAGATTTTCGAGGAGTTCCTCTGGTTCCACCAACCCCCAACTGACCGCCTTTGGCAAGTATTCGAGAATCCCCGCTTTAGACTCTTCTAGTTCCAGTCGGGGGGAGGCGGCGATAGAAATGGAGCTGACCGATTCCCCGGATCGTTGGGTTACGGGATCGAGGGTTTTAATCGACTCTATCTCGTCCCCGAAAAAATCGATGCGAAAGGGCTTATCTTCAGTAACCGGATACACGTCAATGAGCCCACCACGACGCGCGAATTGCCCCGGGGCTTCGCATAGCCCTTCGTGATCATAGTCGAGCTTTTCCAGATCCGCGACCAGTTTCGCGAATTCATACTCAATCCCTTCAGGTAGCTCTATTTGTCGGTCAGCCATTGCCACCGGATCCGGGACGGGTTGAGAGAGGGCGGTTAACGTGGATACAACGATGCGTTTCTTTTCCCCGGCCTCTTTGCGGATTGAATTTAGCACGGCTATGCGATCGCTGCCCGATTCGAATAGGGCGGATCCCTCGTCAGAAGATTCATTGAACTCTGGGAAATGATGGATTTCATTGGTTGCGGAGGAACCCCGCGCGTGGAGATGAAACAGTGCTAAGTCCGATGCCCATTGTTCAGCCATTCTCTCAGTTTTGGCGACGATCACACATAGTGGCGCTGCCTGCCTCTGTACCCAGTCCTCCAGAATGGGGCATAGCGCCTCCGAACTAGTGCCGATGCAACGCTCGAAGCTCTGAGCGGAGGAGGGAAGCAAGGCCATTTCAGGTCCCCTCATTTCTCTTTCTTGTATTTCGCGATGGCCTTGGTCGCCGCCGCTTCCGCCGCTTCCTTTTTGTTGCGGCCTTTCCCCATACCCAATTTCTTGTCATTGCAAAAAACGGTGACCTCAAAGACCCGCTCGTGCGGATCGCCTTCCTGAGCAGTAGTTTCGTAGCGAAGAGCAT
Coding sequences within it:
- the mfd gene encoding transcription-repair coupling factor, yielding MRGPEMALLPSSAQSFERCIGTSSEALCPILEDWVQRQAAPLCVIVAKTERMAEQWASDLALFHLHARGSSATNEIHHFPEFNESSDEGSALFESGSDRIAVLNSIRKEAGEKKRIVVSTLTALSQPVPDPVAMADRQIELPEGIEYEFAKLVADLEKLDYDHEGLCEAPGQFARRGGLIDVYPVTEDKPFRIDFFGDEIESIKTLDPVTQRSGESVSSISIAASPRLELEESKAGILEYLPKAVSWGLVEPEELLENLDSNLESDGSRSEGLFWRNLQIARTSSGDHWTTFSDLDLSTEERTGTTRVYEAESLEFYRSYPDESLLADERLADEQSARLRFLEQIRDWEKKGERIIFILPNASDERRIKDISAGSELLKGLNPLFWKGDVNEGFRIHFRENLDFLSWPILKGSKGAVFVTETELFGRRRNRKVLGRNKALVAQSQVDQLLDFAELVDGEFVVHLQHGIAVYRGISKVDIGGQLREALTLEFEDEILLHVPLQQSHLVSRYVGITKTRPRLGKLGSNRWSKTREAAERATLDLAAQLLQIQAKRDLSEGMAFSPDNEWQREFERAFPFNETPDQMKAILASKEDMEKSKPMDRLVCGDVGYGKTEVAIRAAFKAVMDGKQVAILVPTTILAQQHFLNFRDRMAGYPIVVELVSRFRRPKEIKQILQATKQGSVDILIGTHRLIQKDVFFKNLGLVVVDEEQRFGVKHKERFKQWRETIDILTLSATPIPRTLYMALTGARELSVIETAPLERKPIQTIVKSYDEKLVVDVIRKEIARGGQVFYLHNRVQTIDTVTLGLQQMMPEISFGIGHGQMDEKALEKVMIDFVDQRYQVLVCTTIIESGLDIPNCNTIIIEGADRFGLGQLYQIRGRVGRFKRQAYAYLLLHKHSRIMDIARKRLKAIRQHNQLGAGFRIAMRDLELRGAGNLLGSEQSGHIVGIGFELYCQLLKQSIARLKGDETAHTIRANVKLDFIYQGEGKAESTNRYEDGYTVLKRLDLKEDECEPMQAHLPSSYLEETRLRIDQYRRLAMAETPDRIRELTEDMLDRFGPHPPEVEALLRLAEIRVLAEQKGILSVEAQGNRLKCRLNRPGSDVFIKLGSRFPRLSSKNALKRLHEIIVFLRNHRRNA
- a CDS encoding peptidylprolyl isomerase, translated to MIRHVSIALICLSATPVFSQISEEDAANMVNARYANGIAAIVEEEIITADDVRRQIMPYIPQIQADSKGDPVEFNQLLDEAEDQVIQTLTDNVLIVKQFYEDKGQIPSSYVRNEVDERIIEQFDGDRSNFLAYLQSIGKTPDEYDIEIRDEMIVGFMRQKMTKSESFVSPVRVEEFYNENKEAFFEPESVHLRLIILAALADEDPGLLEQTGEEIIKQLDDGVDFAELAKKYSQDSKKDKGGDWGWVERKALIPELAEVAFSLKPSEYSQPIKLKNKIFLLYAQDRRDNGYTPLTEVRDNIASMLVSQMAQEEQDRQLARLRRDGYVRRFN